The Helianthus annuus cultivar XRQ/B chromosome 16, HanXRQr2.0-SUNRISE, whole genome shotgun sequence genome includes a window with the following:
- the LOC110920393 gene encoding uncharacterized protein LOC110920393: protein MDAKLHPASTVTNIKSLISVTLEMDSGFYASWIELFRLHCRAFQWIYATISSDLLHTILKPNATAHEGWVALENIFHGNKSSRAIRLLHKFSNTCLSGFPNVSAYRQQLKVLSDQLASVGSPVDNQSLVLQLISRLNEQYEGIVTILENQDPLPSFYDARSKLIMVESRKVEQALQASQTAGTALTANSSRSAGNNNAPGDYRTDGQYGGRGRGRVQDPC from the exons ATGGATGCTAAGCTTCATCCTGCTTCCACCGTTACAAACATCAAAAGCCTTATTTCCGTAACCCTAGAGATGGACAGCGGCTTTTACGCCTCATGGATCGAACTCTTTCGCCTCCACTGTCGTGCGTTCCAG TGGATTTATGCAACTATATCCAGTGATCTCTTACACACCATCCTGAAACCCAATGCTACTGCCCATGAAGGATGGGTGGCTCTCGAAAATATCTTTCACGGAAACAAAAGTTCACGGGCTATTCGTCTCCTTCACAAGTTCTCCAATACATGTCTTAGCGGCTTTCCAAATGTATCTGCATACCGCCAGCAGTTGAAGGTTCTTTCCGATCAACTTGCAAGTGTCGGTTCACCGGTTGATAACCAAAGTCTAGTCTTACAACTGATCAGCAGGTTAAATGAACAATATGAGGGGATCGTTACTATTTTAGAAAATCAAGATCCTCTTCCCAGTTTCTATGATGCACGCTCCAAACTTATTATGGTGGAATCTCGCAAAGTCGAACAAGCACTTCAAGCATCTCAGACAGCCGGTACCGCACTCACCGCCAACTCTTCTCGGTCTGCCGGCAACAACAATGCACCGGGCGACTACCGCACGGACGGACAATATGGTGGCAGAGGTCGTGGCCGAGTGCAAGACCCTTGTTAA